A genome region from Maridesulfovibrio salexigens DSM 2638 includes the following:
- a CDS encoding calcium-binding protein, protein MAIDLTARINAIINGCSFEMKSDTLKGHSMMAKGWSPRPIYDVNNPSAKFPYPIVGPFRITEHLNPNGYNALSHEVVGSDKGDFIEGDSLGYTFVSNDYVPGDEPQEMPEFVPTWKGTYKGPRRSFKDILHGGDGNDYINGKTGNDTLYGDGGNDVLIGGAGADRLFGGAGDDILIADAQDKRIDGGAGHDVLVVDGKMSDDAIIVGIEEFRGGDGNDTINGTVGNDTIYGGSGNDTINGGDGNDQLIGGAGADVIKGGKGDDIIAADNDDTLVDGGEGTDSLSVSGSFNMVNTVNVEKAIGSDDANTIIGNAENNIIYGNGGNDTLEGGDGNDQLIGGAGADVIKGGKGDDIIAADNDDTLVDGGEGNDIAVVNGSFNMANTTSVEVVQGGTAADTVVGNAENNIIYGNGGNDTLEGGAGNDQLIGGAGADILKGGAGDDVFSADNEDILVDGGEGTDSLVVNGSFDMANTTSVEKVFGGTAADTVVGNAEDNMIWGNGGNDTISGGAGNDQLVGGSGDDTLDGGADNDVLLGGSGADVLKGGAGVDVADYSASSAAVTVNLTAGTGTGGDAQGDTLSEIESVQGSAFNDTIAGAANGNILYGGNGNDNLLGLGGDDILNGGAGNDALYGGSGTDHLLGGAGDDIYVFQKGNQNDVIYEDANGGNDTAYIKDFTSVGIYKNGNDLLIAANENKDIMQFKDWYASKSVESFYFEAVNGMYTADQMASMAVDITPAS, encoded by the coding sequence ATGGCGATAGATTTAACTGCAAGAATTAATGCCATTATTAATGGCTGCAGTTTCGAAATGAAATCGGATACCTTGAAAGGGCATTCAATGATGGCAAAAGGATGGAGCCCTAGGCCCATTTATGATGTCAATAACCCGTCTGCGAAATTTCCGTATCCTATTGTTGGTCCATTTAGGATCACAGAGCATTTAAACCCTAATGGTTATAATGCCTTAAGCCATGAAGTAGTTGGCTCCGACAAGGGTGACTTTATAGAAGGTGATTCCCTTGGTTATACTTTTGTGAGCAATGATTACGTGCCCGGAGATGAGCCTCAGGAAATGCCTGAATTTGTTCCTACCTGGAAGGGAACATACAAAGGGCCTAGACGCTCATTTAAAGACATCCTCCACGGCGGAGACGGCAATGATTATATTAACGGCAAGACCGGAAATGATACGTTGTACGGCGATGGCGGGAATGATGTGCTTATTGGCGGTGCCGGGGCAGATAGGCTTTTCGGCGGTGCCGGTGATGATATCCTTATTGCTGATGCGCAGGATAAACGGATTGATGGCGGTGCCGGGCATGATGTGCTTGTTGTAGATGGGAAGATGTCTGACGATGCTATCATCGTCGGCATTGAAGAGTTTCGTGGCGGAGATGGTAATGACACAATCAACGGGACTGTCGGTAACGATACCATTTACGGCGGCTCAGGCAATGACACCATCAACGGCGGCGACGGTAATGACCAGCTTATCGGCGGCGCAGGCGCAGATGTAATCAAAGGCGGTAAGGGCGACGACATTATCGCGGCAGATAACGACGATACCCTCGTTGACGGCGGCGAAGGCACAGACAGCCTGTCTGTCAGCGGTTCCTTCAATATGGTTAATACTGTTAACGTAGAAAAAGCTATCGGCAGCGATGATGCGAACACAATCATCGGTAACGCCGAGAACAATATTATTTACGGTAACGGCGGCAACGATACCCTCGAAGGCGGTGACGGTAACGACCAGCTTATCGGCGGCGCAGGCGCAGATGTAATCAAAGGCGGTAAGGGCGACGACATTATCGCGGCAGATAACGACGATACCCTCGTTGACGGCGGTGAAGGAAATGACATCGCTGTAGTTAACGGTTCTTTCAATATGGCCAACACTACCAGCGTGGAAGTTGTTCAGGGTGGCACCGCAGCGGACACTGTTGTCGGTAACGCCGAGAACAATATCATCTACGGTAACGGCGGTAACGACACCCTCGAAGGTGGCGCAGGTAACGACCAGCTTATTGGTGGTGCAGGCGCAGACATCCTCAAGGGCGGCGCAGGCGATGATGTATTCTCCGCAGACAATGAGGATATCCTTGTTGACGGTGGCGAAGGCACGGACAGCCTCGTAGTCAACGGTTCTTTCGATATGGCTAATACTACCAGTGTAGAAAAAGTTTTCGGCGGCACAGCAGCGGATACTGTTGTGGGTAATGCTGAGGATAATATGATCTGGGGTAATGGCGGTAACGATACCATTTCCGGTGGTGCTGGTAATGATCAGCTTGTTGGCGGAAGCGGTGACGATACCCTTGATGGCGGCGCAGATAACGATGTTCTGCTCGGCGGTTCCGGTGCGGACGTGCTTAAAGGCGGAGCTGGTGTAGACGTTGCGGATTACTCTGCATCTTCAGCTGCGGTTACTGTTAACCTTACTGCTGGAACAGGCACCGGCGGTGATGCCCAGGGCGATACCCTTAGCGAAATTGAAAGTGTGCAAGGGTCTGCTTTTAACGACACCATCGCCGGTGCTGCGAACGGTAACATCTTATACGGTGGTAACGGAAATGACAACCTGCTCGGTCTGGGCGGTGATGATATCCTGAATGGCGGTGCTGGCAATGATGCCTTGTACGGTGGATCCGGCACTGACCACCTCCTCGGTGGAGCCGGTGACGATATCTATGTCTTCCAGAAAGGCAACCAGAACGATGTTATTTATGAGGATGCTAATGGCGGCAACGACACTGCCTACATC
- a CDS encoding calcium-binding protein, which yields MVSPISNQDSSVGSPAAAPTEAPTAAVSTASVAKVGQVADKGGQSRGDNLDLSDDAKNLSKHQQNPLQLADGQYSVIAEMPEGATAEPMASVTTQSGRTLTIAKVMFAGGQNDTFGGDHYGFQANVFKPDGKLEYSFILKKDTILSENEDGSLNVSDYTKGAETDGDDIIISQEGKDVSGGKGNDTIVDLYSEKNRNGQDGKSSTIDGGDGDDTIIVKGEMYNKTVTTGAGDDTVQVEGRVYHSDINTGEGNDTIKVDGRISSSNITMGDGDDTIIAYHSGISSNIKTGDGDDTVSIGGLNGSLDTGAGDDTIEASVVAGNIKTGAGDDTLKVADHIGASVDMGAGDDVIAAKDADAIYAHIDTGSGNDSVRVMDTSYSTINLGSGNDSLTGRLIMHNTRINGGDGNDSFKSIASVLDSFIDMGAGDDMVSIAGDLANSLLAMGEGDEDSVFIGGSVSRSSSISGVKAGNLWIMGKRVDEIE from the coding sequence ATGGTTTCACCTATTTCGAATCAAGACAGTTCCGTTGGGTCTCCGGCAGCAGCTCCTACTGAGGCTCCGACAGCAGCAGTTTCTACCGCGTCTGTGGCTAAGGTTGGTCAGGTAGCGGATAAAGGGGGGCAGAGTCGGGGCGATAATCTTGATCTGTCTGATGACGCCAAGAATCTGTCCAAGCACCAGCAAAATCCGTTGCAGCTTGCGGATGGGCAGTACTCGGTCATAGCCGAGATGCCGGAGGGGGCCACAGCAGAGCCTATGGCCAGCGTCACCACGCAGTCCGGTCGTACTTTGACCATTGCTAAAGTCATGTTTGCCGGGGGACAGAATGATACTTTCGGCGGTGACCATTACGGTTTTCAAGCCAATGTTTTCAAGCCGGACGGAAAGCTAGAGTACAGCTTTATCCTCAAGAAAGACACCATTCTGAGCGAGAACGAGGATGGATCTCTAAACGTCAGTGACTATACCAAAGGTGCTGAAACCGATGGCGATGACATCATCATTTCACAGGAAGGCAAGGATGTAAGTGGTGGTAAGGGCAATGATACAATTGTGGATTTGTACAGCGAGAAAAATAGAAACGGTCAGGACGGTAAAAGTTCCACAATCGATGGCGGTGACGGTGATGACACAATCATTGTCAAAGGCGAAATGTACAACAAGACAGTCACTACCGGAGCCGGAGACGATACTGTTCAGGTAGAGGGTAGGGTTTATCATTCCGACATCAATACTGGCGAAGGCAATGATACGATCAAGGTTGACGGTAGAATAAGTAGTTCAAACATCACCATGGGTGATGGTGATGATACCATTATTGCGTATCATAGTGGAATTAGCAGCAATATCAAGACCGGGGATGGCGATGATACGGTTTCAATCGGTGGGCTTAACGGATCATTGGACACTGGAGCAGGTGATGACACTATCGAAGCTAGCGTCGTAGCTGGAAATATTAAAACCGGAGCCGGAGATGATACATTAAAAGTTGCCGACCATATTGGCGCAAGTGTTGATATGGGTGCTGGAGATGATGTCATTGCTGCTAAGGACGCAGATGCCATCTATGCTCATATTGACACCGGAAGCGGCAATGATTCCGTAAGAGTTATGGATACCTCTTACAGCACAATCAATCTCGGCAGCGGTAATGACAGCCTTACCGGTCGCTTAATAATGCACAATACCAGAATTAATGGTGGTGACGGTAATGATTCGTTTAAATCAATTGCCAGTGTCTTGGACAGCTTCATTGATATGGGGGCGGGTGATGACATGGTTTCTATTGCCGGCGACCTTGCAAACAGCTTGTTGGCCATGGGTGAAGGTGATGAAGATAGTGTCTTTATCGGTGGAAGCGTTTCCCGCAGCAGCAGTATCTCCGGTGTGAAAGCAGGTAATCTTTGGATTATGGGCAAGCGTGTTGATGAGATTGAGTAA
- a CDS encoding calcium-binding protein: MASPISGQGNGIESQLVSEDRLSKNRETQAANAVGKIKQESGKEGLAQSDKIELSDDAKNLAKKQSAMCEAAKATEGVSAVEPVRIAMPKNANYEVLGTATTQMGRTVSFERVTQIIPPAVEGADAQVRELGYMARVTGLEGEDEQKYFVSSSMIFSENSEGKFSVNQYENGMETDGDDIIVAGGDGAEICTGAGKDTVFSASKDAVIDTGAGDDTVVLGEDFEGTVQTGSGNDSVKAEGTLKGNIDTGAGDDTVSAKNIQGNISTGDGSDSISAEEIDLQGGAYIIDTGSGDDSISAESINIYDGSSVKTGSGNDSFNVSGNILLREGNLSTGYGDDKIIANGVGARGGSTVSTGAGDDTIKVKGVVSYGSTISTGDGNDTIYAEKNISANLGGEISTGDGDDVVKSGHGLGADNGGRISTGAGDDVVQSGFSVGVNYGGSISTGAGNDVVQSGESIHLHQKSKITTGAGNDSISAEQTIGMSERSSINTGAGDDKVNAKFGILASDSDKSALYLGDGNDSVKTGWLWGVRVYGGDGNDTVIASDTRTTLHMGKGDDYVYSDRFVYSTVDMGSGNDRVGGLYSEDSAFNLGNGNNKIDLREFIKSTLLTGSGNNSLDIGKVLLSSIDGEFIKEMEGYKAGY, from the coding sequence ATGGCTTCTCCTATTTCAGGTCAGGGTAATGGTATTGAATCTCAGTTGGTCTCAGAAGATAGATTGAGTAAAAATCGGGAAACTCAGGCTGCAAATGCTGTGGGTAAGATTAAGCAGGAATCAGGCAAAGAGGGGCTGGCCCAGAGCGACAAGATTGAACTTTCAGACGATGCTAAGAATTTGGCGAAAAAACAGTCGGCTATGTGTGAAGCTGCAAAAGCTACAGAAGGTGTTTCTGCTGTGGAACCTGTGCGTATCGCCATGCCGAAGAATGCAAACTATGAAGTCTTGGGCACAGCTACAACCCAGATGGGCCGGACAGTAAGTTTTGAGCGGGTGACACAGATTATTCCTCCCGCTGTTGAAGGAGCCGATGCCCAAGTGCGCGAGTTGGGTTACATGGCCCGCGTCACAGGTCTGGAAGGAGAGGATGAGCAAAAGTATTTTGTCAGCAGCAGTATGATCTTTTCAGAAAATTCTGAGGGCAAGTTTTCCGTAAATCAATACGAGAATGGAATGGAAACTGACGGTGACGATATCATCGTTGCTGGTGGTGACGGTGCTGAAATCTGCACTGGAGCCGGTAAAGATACGGTTTTCAGTGCCTCGAAGGATGCAGTGATTGATACAGGTGCCGGAGATGACACCGTTGTGCTCGGAGAAGATTTCGAGGGAACAGTTCAGACCGGTTCCGGGAATGACTCTGTTAAGGCTGAAGGAACTCTTAAAGGGAATATTGATACCGGAGCCGGAGATGATACTGTCAGTGCCAAGAATATTCAGGGCAATATCAGTACAGGTGACGGAAGTGATTCCATAAGTGCTGAAGAGATTGATTTGCAGGGTGGCGCCTACATAATTGATACCGGTTCCGGGGACGATTCAATCAGTGCTGAAAGTATCAATATTTATGACGGCAGTTCTGTAAAGACTGGTAGCGGTAATGATTCCTTTAACGTTTCTGGGAATATCCTCCTTAGAGAAGGGAATCTAAGTACCGGGTACGGCGATGATAAGATCATTGCAAATGGGGTGGGTGCCAGAGGTGGTAGCACAGTTTCCACAGGTGCTGGTGATGACACGATTAAAGTTAAGGGTGTTGTCTCTTATGGCAGTACAATTTCCACGGGTGATGGAAACGACACCATATATGCCGAAAAAAATATTAGCGCAAATTTAGGTGGAGAAATTTCTACTGGAGATGGTGATGATGTTGTGAAGTCTGGCCATGGCCTTGGAGCGGATAATGGCGGTCGTATTTCTACTGGTGCAGGTGATGACGTTGTGCAGTCTGGTTTTTCTGTGGGGGTGAATTATGGTGGCAGTATTTCTACCGGTGCAGGAAATGATGTTGTGCAGTCTGGTGAATCAATACATCTACACCAAAAGTCTAAAATAACTACCGGAGCTGGTAACGATAGTATCAGTGCTGAGCAGACGATAGGGATGTCAGAACGAAGTTCAATTAATACCGGTGCAGGAGATGATAAAGTTAATGCAAAATTTGGAATTCTTGCTTCCGACTCTGATAAATCAGCACTGTATCTTGGAGATGGTAATGACAGCGTAAAAACCGGTTGGCTTTGGGGCGTTAGAGTTTATGGTGGAGATGGTAATGACACCGTGATAGCCAGTGATACCCGTACAACCCTGCATATGGGCAAAGGCGATGATTATGTTTATTCTGACCGTTTTGTCTATAGCACAGTAGATATGGGATCAGGAAATGATCGTGTGGGTGGATTATATTCAGAAGATTCAGCCTTCAATCTTGGTAATGGCAATAACAAGATAGATTTAAGGGAATTTATAAAAAGTACCCTTTTAACTGGAAGCGGAAATAACAGCTTGGATATTGGGAAAGTGCTTTTAAGTAGTATTGATGGAGAATTCATTAAGGAGATGGAAGGTTATAAAGCAGGGTATTAA
- a CDS encoding HlyD family type I secretion periplasmic adaptor subunit — protein MGSENRKVRNSRKDSLHLSQALLLEETGVPQLVRYVIITLTLVIAGFVAWVSVTRIDEVAVCSGKIIPSGHIKRVQSEDGGIVSDILIRDGQAVKKGQDLIAMDPTVSVSNLDQHLVREASLDLRKERLAALIDGRKPDYSKVDERYKELAAQQRRLHSQKIESMKASRAILNNQIKQYEAELKELSTREENLRQQYALLKEEYESYEDLFKKQLVGKSEYFSVKRQFLHVQENLHQIPVRRIQVGEKLTESKNRLVKLKEEALESWMSELAIVEAEASEIHEIIKRFEMDVFQLSVKAPEDGVVHNLQINSPGEVDKPGETVLELVPVGKELIAEVRISSRDVGHIKVGQAVTVKFTAYDFARYGGIKGKLTDISPTTIVDEKGSVYYEGTVVLDQSYLKKGAQKLQVLPGMTVMADIRTGEKTLIGYFMKPIYLSLQQSFRER, from the coding sequence ATGGGTTCTGAAAATAGAAAGGTGCGCAACAGTAGAAAAGATTCATTGCATTTGTCACAGGCATTGCTCCTTGAAGAGACTGGAGTACCGCAACTTGTACGCTATGTAATTATTACCCTAACCCTTGTCATTGCCGGGTTTGTGGCATGGGTTTCTGTTACAAGGATCGATGAAGTTGCTGTTTGTTCCGGTAAGATTATTCCTTCAGGCCACATAAAACGAGTGCAGAGTGAGGATGGCGGGATTGTCTCGGATATTCTCATCAGGGACGGTCAGGCGGTTAAAAAGGGACAGGATCTCATCGCCATGGACCCGACAGTTTCCGTTTCCAATCTTGATCAGCATCTGGTGAGAGAGGCATCACTTGATCTGCGTAAAGAACGCTTGGCAGCTCTTATTGACGGGCGAAAGCCTGATTATTCCAAAGTAGATGAGCGCTATAAAGAACTTGCGGCTCAGCAACGCCGCCTTCATTCCCAGAAAATTGAATCCATGAAGGCTTCGCGGGCAATTCTCAATAATCAGATCAAACAGTATGAAGCCGAGCTGAAGGAACTCAGCACTCGTGAAGAAAATTTGCGTCAACAGTATGCGCTTCTTAAAGAGGAATATGAATCCTACGAGGATCTTTTCAAGAAACAATTGGTTGGAAAGAGTGAATATTTCAGCGTGAAAAGGCAGTTCTTACATGTTCAGGAAAATCTTCACCAGATTCCGGTACGCCGCATTCAGGTTGGGGAAAAGTTGACTGAAAGCAAGAATAGGCTGGTTAAACTCAAGGAAGAAGCTCTTGAAAGCTGGATGTCAGAACTAGCCATAGTTGAGGCGGAGGCATCAGAAATTCATGAAATTATCAAGAGATTTGAGATGGATGTGTTTCAGTTGTCGGTTAAGGCACCCGAAGACGGGGTCGTACACAATTTGCAGATCAATTCTCCCGGTGAGGTGGACAAGCCCGGCGAAACCGTTTTGGAATTGGTCCCCGTCGGCAAGGAATTAATCGCCGAGGTCCGTATCTCGTCGCGTGATGTGGGGCATATAAAAGTAGGACAGGCTGTGACTGTAAAATTTACGGCCTACGATTTCGCTCGTTATGGTGGAATTAAGGGTAAACTGACCGATATCTCGCCTACAACCATAGTGGATGAAAAGGGTAGCGTTTATTATGAAGGGACGGTTGTCCTTGATCAGAGTTATCTTAAAAAGGGAGCCCAGAAACTCCAGGTTCTGCCGGGCATGACTGTCATGGCGGATATCAGGACTGGTGAGAAAACTTTGATAGGTTATTTTATGAAGCCAATTTATTTGTCATTGCAGCAGTCTTTTCGGGAGAGATAG
- a CDS encoding peptidase domain-containing ABC transporter, with amino-acid sequence MTIYDQMPFFDNNTTLAYIVIGVMVFILSDFGLRIIRSGMMSFIGARLGNIVGNEVFRRILYLPSSFTESASIGSQASRIKDFDSVRDFFSGQAFTSLLERPFILLLLLVMWILGGPVVLVPIAAIVGFASLAAIYMPLVKKANAAVAESGAARQELVMEILTKIRAIKLTSTPGIWEKRYRQHSAECVAETYKASQLASQINIITNTLIMAAGVATMAVSVTGVLAGNMTMGGLVASMILVWRILAPLRSAFVVMLQVERINKSVKQVDRLMDLDIEQHSESLLMLNRKMRGDVDFSQVSIRYSCDAHPALLGVSFEVNHGEVLAIAGHDGSGKSTILKLIMGLYRPQAGRIALSKTSIRQMDPLQIRRAIGYSPQEAQFFYGTIAQNLRLANPVATDAELRKACSEAGALEDVEALPEGFSTRIGDYRMKQMSQKFLKKLNLSRALLKRSPLLLFDEVLERPSLAESDLFIKLINSKRGKSTIIIVTNQCHYLQVADKILWMEKGRAKLFGPTEQVLSRLPEEYKSCLSDSISSKGYCYGF; translated from the coding sequence ATGACTATTTATGATCAGATGCCTTTCTTCGATAACAACACCACGCTGGCTTATATTGTTATCGGAGTTATGGTTTTCATCCTTAGTGATTTCGGATTGAGGATTATCCGTTCCGGCATGATGAGTTTTATCGGGGCGCGCTTAGGCAATATTGTCGGCAACGAAGTTTTTAGGCGAATTCTATATCTGCCATCATCGTTTACAGAGTCTGCTTCAATCGGTTCACAGGCTTCCCGGATCAAGGATTTTGATTCTGTGAGGGATTTCTTCTCCGGACAGGCCTTCACTTCTTTGCTGGAGAGGCCTTTCATCCTGCTGCTTCTGCTGGTCATGTGGATTCTTGGAGGCCCGGTTGTTCTTGTTCCTATTGCGGCGATTGTGGGTTTTGCTTCCTTGGCGGCAATCTACATGCCGCTAGTTAAAAAAGCTAATGCAGCAGTAGCGGAAAGTGGTGCTGCCCGGCAGGAATTAGTCATGGAAATATTGACTAAGATTAGGGCGATAAAGCTAACCAGCACACCGGGAATTTGGGAAAAACGCTATCGGCAGCATTCTGCTGAATGTGTAGCCGAAACTTATAAGGCTTCACAGCTTGCTTCACAGATTAATATTATTACCAATACCCTGATTATGGCTGCCGGTGTTGCGACAATGGCTGTTTCCGTAACCGGTGTTCTTGCAGGAAATATGACCATGGGCGGGCTGGTGGCTTCAATGATTCTTGTCTGGCGGATTCTGGCCCCTTTGCGTTCTGCTTTTGTGGTTATGCTTCAAGTTGAGCGGATCAATAAAAGTGTAAAGCAGGTCGACAGGCTTATGGACTTGGATATTGAGCAGCATTCTGAATCGCTGTTGATGCTTAATCGTAAGATGCGTGGTGATGTCGATTTTTCTCAGGTTTCAATCCGTTATTCCTGTGATGCCCATCCGGCGCTTCTTGGAGTGAGTTTTGAAGTGAATCATGGGGAGGTTCTGGCAATAGCAGGTCATGACGGATCTGGAAAATCAACAATTCTTAAATTGATCATGGGGCTTTACCGTCCTCAGGCCGGTCGTATTGCTTTGAGTAAAACAAGTATTCGCCAGATGGATCCTTTACAAATCAGGCGTGCCATTGGGTATTCTCCGCAGGAAGCTCAGTTTTTTTATGGAACCATCGCTCAGAACCTGAGGCTCGCCAACCCGGTTGCCACAGATGCTGAACTGCGGAAAGCTTGTTCAGAAGCCGGAGCTCTGGAGGATGTTGAGGCGTTACCTGAGGGCTTTAGTACCAGAATCGGTGATTATCGTATGAAGCAGATGTCACAGAAATTTCTTAAAAAACTGAATTTGAGCCGTGCATTATTGAAGCGTTCTCCTTTGTTGCTTTTTGATGAGGTTCTTGAGCGTCCTTCTTTGGCTGAAAGTGATTTATTTATAAAGTTGATCAATTCCAAGCGGGGAAAAAGTACCATAATAATCGTCACTAACCAGTGCCATTATTTGCAAGTTGCAGACAAGATTCTGTGGATGGAAAAGGGCAGAGCTAAGCTTTTCGGTCCGACTGAACAGGTTCTTTCGAGGCTTCCCGAGGAATATAAGTCCTGTCTTTCTGATTCAATTTCAAGCAAAGGATACTGCTATGGGTTCTGA
- a CDS encoding ABC transporter transmembrane domain-containing protein has product MDLSYFKKQRGLFSDLRTLPAFMRSSFDLFLASICINILGLALPIVLMQVYDRIVLTRATSTLLWLVAGFMAALFLETILRLSRSTITNWMSARFEHSIASSCVERWMNCVLDDFEKDGAGVHLDRLRAVNTLRSFYAGQAFQLMLDLPFAFIFLAVAGFIGGWQVAAYLASVALIFLFVIAFIRSSYSKSRLRQKIQADRRYNFLVESLSGIHAVKALTLEESMLRRHERLEADAAMLDYDVIFIGNLPVNIGNLFFQINLFGVLFIGGTLAISGHITLGSLAGCTLLSGRFFQPFRALASFWVRHADIEIAKDQIKNIVDLREESNLDAPCLPEEIKGKIVLNKVSYSLENDGADVFKELNMLVQDGEMVCINADSGRKSTLLLNLIYGLINPDNGQVFIDGHDLSEFCHTDFQGRMEYLPQQGTLFNGTIFDNLTLFNPGNRQVAMDAASLLQLDSVLSDLPLGYETKVGNKLYEFLPTGVVQRICLARALTVRPRILLLDKVNEAMVCLFPFYSVC; this is encoded by the coding sequence ATGGATTTATCATACTTCAAAAAGCAGAGAGGGCTTTTCAGTGATTTGAGAACTCTTCCTGCATTTATGCGCAGCTCGTTCGATCTGTTTCTGGCCTCCATTTGTATTAATATACTTGGACTCGCACTGCCGATTGTTTTGATGCAGGTTTATGACCGGATAGTTCTTACAAGGGCAACATCAACCTTGCTCTGGTTGGTTGCCGGATTTATGGCGGCTTTGTTTTTAGAGACAATTTTAAGACTTAGCCGTTCCACTATCACCAATTGGATGTCTGCTCGTTTCGAGCACAGTATAGCTTCTTCCTGTGTAGAACGATGGATGAATTGTGTTCTGGATGATTTTGAAAAAGACGGGGCCGGGGTCCATCTGGACCGTTTGCGGGCAGTGAACACTCTCAGGTCATTCTACGCAGGGCAGGCGTTTCAGCTTATGCTCGATCTGCCTTTCGCGTTTATCTTTCTTGCTGTGGCTGGATTTATAGGAGGCTGGCAAGTGGCTGCATATCTTGCCAGTGTTGCTTTGATCTTTCTTTTTGTGATTGCTTTTATTCGCAGCAGTTACAGCAAAAGCAGGCTTAGACAAAAGATTCAGGCTGATCGCCGCTACAACTTTTTGGTTGAATCCCTTAGTGGAATCCATGCTGTTAAGGCCCTTACATTGGAAGAGTCCATGCTTCGCCGTCATGAGCGACTTGAGGCAGATGCTGCCATGCTTGATTATGATGTCATTTTCATTGGGAATCTCCCGGTAAATATTGGAAATCTATTCTTCCAAATCAATTTGTTCGGCGTGTTGTTTATAGGCGGCACTCTTGCTATTTCCGGGCATATAACTCTTGGTAGTCTTGCCGGATGTACCCTTTTGAGTGGGCGTTTTTTTCAACCTTTCCGTGCCTTGGCTTCATTCTGGGTGCGGCATGCTGATATTGAGATTGCCAAAGATCAAATTAAAAATATCGTAGATCTGCGTGAAGAGTCTAACCTTGATGCACCGTGCCTGCCTGAAGAAATCAAAGGTAAAATTGTATTGAACAAGGTGTCTTACTCCCTTGAGAATGACGGTGCTGATGTTTTCAAGGAACTTAATATGCTCGTCCAAGATGGAGAAATGGTCTGCATTAACGCTGACAGCGGCAGAAAGTCGACCCTTCTGTTGAATCTTATCTATGGATTGATCAATCCTGATAATGGTCAGGTATTTATTGACGGCCATGATTTGAGTGAGTTCTGCCACACTGATTTTCAGGGGCGTATGGAGTATCTCCCGCAGCAGGGAACCCTATTTAATGGAACCATTTTTGATAATCTCACTCTTTTTAATCCGGGAAACAGGCAGGTTGCGATGGATGCAGCTTCTCTTTTGCAGCTTGATTCAGTCCTTTCTGATCTACCGCTCGGCTATGAAACAAAAGTCGGAAACAAACTTTATGAGTTCCTTCCTACAGGTGTCGTTCAACGGATATGTCTTGCACGGGCATTAACTGTTCGACCACGTATTCTTTTATTGGATAAGGTCAATGAAGCCATGGTCTGCTTATTTCCTTTTTACTCAGTGTGTTGA
- a CDS encoding DUF3450 domain-containing protein, with product MNRIMLISLIAQLVVAVPAMSNMQVKDVHEQAANAVAIEAKAQKQYQNWADLKDQESDAIREMKATEAWLEFQNRKYDRYLKKQEKVIAELKRRKEEAKRIKMELEPFLETVVDQLELFVKSDLPFLNDERTRRIQFLRDSLDDYHLQLSEKLRRVFEALLVETEYGQNVSTSTQELMINGTPTQVTIFRLGRAALYYQTTDGSEVGIWDKDSHSWKTLAPTYALTLRRAKDMAERKRAVELLELPLGVAK from the coding sequence ATGAATAGAATTATGCTAATTTCTCTAATTGCTCAGCTAGTTGTGGCAGTCCCTGCTATGAGCAATATGCAGGTCAAAGATGTGCATGAACAAGCGGCCAACGCTGTGGCAATAGAGGCAAAGGCACAAAAACAATATCAAAACTGGGCAGATCTGAAAGACCAGGAATCTGATGCCATTCGCGAAATGAAAGCCACAGAAGCATGGCTCGAATTTCAAAACAGAAAATACGATAGGTACCTCAAAAAGCAGGAAAAAGTAATAGCAGAGCTAAAGAGACGCAAAGAAGAAGCCAAAAGAATCAAAATGGAGCTGGAACCGTTTTTGGAAACAGTTGTTGATCAGTTGGAACTCTTTGTAAAATCCGACCTGCCTTTTCTGAATGATGAAAGAACCCGCCGGATTCAATTCCTGCGCGATTCTCTGGATGACTATCATTTGCAGCTCAGCGAAAAACTGCGCCGGGTATTTGAGGCATTACTTGTCGAAACTGAATATGGCCAAAACGTATCCACTTCCACGCAGGAATTAATGATCAACGGGACACCTACTCAGGTTACCATCTTCCGCCTTGGACGCGCCGCCCTTTACTACCAGACAACAGACGGCTCTGAAGTCGGGATATGGGATAAAGACTCGCACAGCTGGAAAACTCTGGCCCCCACATATGCTTTGACCCTGCGCCGCGCCAAAGACATGGCGGAACGTAAGCGCGCTGTTGAATTACTAGAACTTCCGCTGGGAGTGGCAAAATGA